In Brachypodium distachyon strain Bd21 chromosome 2, Brachypodium_distachyon_v3.0, whole genome shotgun sequence, one genomic interval encodes:
- the LOC112271019 gene encoding uncharacterized protein LOC112271019, which yields MAGTQVHPVWKKLWNLKVPAKCVTCPAQVEDLRHVLFTCSRAKAVWSALGAGELIAQSLALDRAGSAVLEDLLAGDHASKIYMTPVTFGELCAVACWYIWWERRQLMHGEPIPPPDTTAFSIQALVMNYVRSYSKQSGIQRLGWQKPPEGMQKLNVDASFIEDKEEGATGAVIRDASGLFVRASNSCIPIVYDATMAEAMALWNGIQFAKSLGCSNLLISSDSLEVVQEMNSDSWPSPAAAIYIDCVEALKEFGKVITEHCPGEANQVAHELARIARDDPPNVWLDNPPNFLIPLLVDNVTLI from the exons ATGGCAGGAACCCAAGTACACCCAGTTTGGAAGAAGCTATGGAATTTAAAAGTCCCTGCAAAG TGTGTTACTTGTCCTGCGCAAGTGGAGGATCTCCGCCATGTTCTTTTCACTTGTTCCAGAGCAAAGGCCGTTTGGAGTGCATTGGGAGCTGGCGAGCTCATTGCTCAAAGTCTGGCATTAGATCGTGCGGGTTCGGCCGTTCTAGAAGATCTCCTTGCTGGTGATCATGCTTCGAAAATATATATGACACCGGTGACCTTTGGAGAGCTCTGTGCTGTTGCTTGCTGGTACATCTGGTGGGAAAGGCGGCAATTGATGCACGGAGAGCCGATTCCGCCACCTGATACAACTGCTTTTTCGATCCAAGCTTTGGTGATGAACTATGTTCGTTCCTATTCGAAACAAAGTGGTATACAACGCCTTGGTTGGCAAAAGCCTCCAGAAGGTATGCAAAAGCTCAATGTTGATGCTTCTTTCATCGAGGACAAGGAAGAAGGTGCTACGGGTGCTGTTATCAGGGACGCTTCAGGCCTGTTTGTGCGTGCGTCGAATAGCTGTATTCCCATTGTCTATGATGCCACGATGGCTGAAGCAATGGCTCTCTGGAATGGGATTCAGTTTGCTAAAAGCCTTGGTTGTTCCAATCTACTGATCAGCTCGGACAGCTTGGAGGTAGTTCAGGAGATGAATAGCGATAGCTGGCCCTCTCCAGCTGCAGCGATATATATTGATTGCGTTGAAGCTTTGAAAGAGTTCGGAAAGGTGATCACAGAGCATTGTCCAGGAGAGGCAAACCAAGTTGCGCATGAGCTAGCTAGGATAGCTAGGGATGATCCACCAAATGTTTGGTTGGACAATCCTCCTAATTTTCTTATTCCTCTCCTCGTCGACAATGTTACTCTTATTTGA